AACCTTCAAAACTTGTGCAGCTCTTTCAACATTTTTTGCAACAGCTTTGATAGTGTCGATTTCGTTGAACTGTAATTCCCTTTGGAAAACATCCTCTGGATTTTCATTAGCTAACCGCTGTTTTAACAAGGAAATGAATGGCATAGCTCTCTTCATTTCCTTAGGTTCAACGTGCTCTCTAAtctttttattgtcatttaaAGTGTGTTCGGCAAATAATTTACGAACAACTTCAACGCATTGTGATTGCCATTTTGGGAATGACTCAGAAATTAGTAAAATCAACTTGACAGGTTTGGATGCATCGATTTCAGCAGACTTacccttctttttttttaaagcaTGACCTTCACTTTCTCTTATGCTTCTTTGTAAATTTCTCAAGTAATCTAAAGCTGCTAAGGTACCCTTATCTATTGGTTTAGAAGCACGTGGGAATTTAGCATTTTGTACAGAGCCTTGTTTACCTAAAACTTCACGGTAGATATACTCAGCGAAATGAGGTGCAATTGGAGCGAGTAATAAAGCTTGTGTTTCAATATAACGGATGATTAACTCCCTATGCATTGAGACACTAGCTTCCCGATAGTAGTCTCTAGCAGCTTGAAAATCGAAAAGACCATATTTCAAGGCATTCTTATAATTAGTCAATGCGTATTGATCATAAGTCTTTTCAATCAAAGAGTTCATTTCGTGTTCAAATGCGATATCAAAGAATTCGGTGATCTCACCAGTTCTCAATTTAGATGAATCTTTGGTGACTTCTTCTGCCCACTCCTTAAGGTTGAATAATCTCAAAATAGCAGCATTGCCGTTAGattcatcaaaatttgcGTCTTCGACAGTATCACCAGCATCGGCAAGTGTAATACGAGCTGCATCAGCACCAAACTTTTTAACAATTTGCTCTAAAGTCATGAAATTACCAGTGGATTTGGACATTTTAGAGTTGTTTAACATCAGGTGACCATTGGCTCTGATACCCTTTGGccagaatttttttgggaATAGTGCAACGTGGGTGTAGATAAAGAATGTCAAATGGTTTGGAATCAAATCCTTACCGGAAATAGAGACATCCAATGGGTAAAAATACTCAAACTCTCTTCTTAACTTTTGAAGAGCAGTTAATGGAATATCAGTGTCCTTAACATCATCGCGAAGCTGAAAAATGTAATCGAATACCTCATCTGTGATTTGATCAGCTGAAATTCCCAATGGTCCGATCTGATTACCATAGTAATCCTTAAATAACAAATGTGCGATGGTATAAAAAGGTTGGTAAGAAGTGGAATCTGATAAAGACTCaaccaaatatttttcatccCAGGGCAACCTAGTACCTAGACCATATGTACGAGAGACAGCCCAATTTTTAAGCCAATCTAAAACACCCTCGAAAGCGTTTTTAACCTCAGGAGCAAATAATTGCATACCTTCCAAACATTCAATGGCTTGCTTCTTccaattttcttcaccGTAATCAATGTACCATTGGTCTTCCAAGGAAACAATACAGTCATCACCAGAACGCGACATAACTTGTGATTCTGGTTCATTGTAGATGAAAGCCTCACCTGCAGCAATCATATCAGCCTTGACCTTATTTTTGGCTTGTTCAACCCTCTCACCCTTATAAGGACCATATATCATAGTACCAGTGTAATAATCCTCTTTGTAAGcaattttctttgcctCCGCTAACAAATTTTTATCCTTTGGAGActgtattttcttttcttcaacaataGCTTTGGCAGTTAAATCACCATACTTTTGAGTGCGCATAATTGGGATAATTTCATGGTCAATCCATTCAGGCTTAATGCCGTAATATTCAGATTTATGCAACAAATCTTTGGTGGTAATGTAATCATCCGGAGAGTTAGATGGAACGCATGTGACCACACCAGTACCCTTGGTGGCGATGACTGTTTCCATCGGCAATATTCTTAATTCTGGATAAACGGATTGTGGAGCATGAATTCTAGTACCAATGAAGGCCCTACCTGGAACAGAAACTATCGGCTTGTAAAAACCTCTCTCGGGTGTTAACTTCTGGTATGACATGTTCTTAAATGCACGTTGGGTAACAATATAGTAACAATCACCTGCATCAAATATGCCGTACTCAATTGTTGGGGAAACAAAACAACATGTTTGGCCATACATAGTTTCGGGTCTCAAAGTAGCAGCAATGAAATAGAACTTTTTAGATTTATCTATTTCTGAGCTTGAATCGATAATTTTTGCTGCATCAGCCGCAAACTCCAAAGTTTCAATTTTAATACCGATATATTCCTGTGGAGTAACACCCTCACCAGTTTGTCTATCATGGTCCATACAAGGTTGTCCATCTTTTTCAGAGTAAACAGTATAACGCTCACCAAATTTGATCTTACCTGTAGCCTTTAACTTGTTCATTTGCCATCTAACAAAGGCATCATAATAAGGATTAGCATCGGTGGTAATAAAGGAACGTCTCCAGTCAATACGAGCTCCAAGTGAAGTACAATCGCTTTCACATAATGGTGGGAAGTAAGTCAACCAGTATTTAGCATTGGCAAACTTTATGACTTCTTCTCTAGGGATACCAAGCTGTAACATAATCTCGAATTGGTATTTACCACGGCCCTTCTTAGCAACAGCTTTAGATTTCTTAGCTTTAAATTTGGTGATATCCTCACGTTCTTTCTCAGCCGgagtttcttctttagtttcttcttcttctagtgGCACATTGTCAAAGTTTTTGCCAAATAGTTCTGCTTCTCTCTTTAGTTTGTCAGCACAAGCTAGGATTGGCATACCTGTACAGTGGAACCCCAATGGAAACAAAGCTCTTTTACCAttcattctttcaaaaccaATAGAAAATTCAACTTTAGAGAGAGTAAAACAATGACCCGCATGCAGAACACCGTTCATATAGGGATAGGCCATGGACGACATGAATTTGGGGTACTTGCGATGCAATTCTTCGCAGTCCATTGTAATAGGCTCATCTTCAATTGATGGGGcgtcaatttcaaattgatGCTCCTCAGCCCATAATTTTTggtactttttttcaatagcaaTTAATGTATCTCTACGTGCCGTATTTTCCAAAACTAAACCAGAAGACATTATAGACTGGTTAAAGATTACGCTCTTTTAAGTTTCTGAAtttaaagtaaaaaaaatcggTAGCTCTATGTGGATTTAGTTTATAATACATTCAATCACCCAATACTTGAAATAAAGCGTAAGGTTTCTTTTTgctcttgattttttttcttccattgTTTGCGTGGGtgaccaatttttttctccatCTTGCAAGTTGAAGAACCGTTAACGGCCTGGCGTCGTATTGAGTGAGGGCAACAATAAGCAGAAGGATATATTAGCAGAAACAAATCATGAGGGAAGGAAGGAGTAAGAGCGTTGTACAATATATACTAGCAAGGCGCTACTCTCGAGTAATACTTACCATGATATGCATCCTGAAAGGGGCCTTCGAGTTGAGAATCAAATATTCACTGCCTGTCAGTTATCGGGTTTATGCTTAGCCGCTGAGGGGTTCTTAAGTAATTTGGAAAGTTAGCGCTATGGGTATTGTAGCGACATAGCTATCACATTGATTTTAAGTAATTAAAGCACTTGTATGTTTGTAGTAAGCCTATATTTATTTGTCTTCGGTCActtgaaatcaaaagttTCTTCCATAATTATATGAGGATAACTAATAGTAGTTCCTCTTGACACGATTAAGAGAAACAATATTGTGTTACCCGCTTTAAAGAAACCGAGGCAATACATAAAGTGGCAGAGGATCATAAGTAAAAGTAGGATTAACCGCAGACAGGCCCTCACTTAAGTTTCTTCCAGCATTGAACAATCGCAGTTTTAGATTGGACAGAGTTGATTTACTGCATGGATTACGAAGAGATTCTATTCGGTTTACAACCGATTCTTAATGCATCGTCAATTAAAGATGTGCCGATGAACGATGTTTACCTAGAGAGTTACCTAACCGTGATGGACCAATTGGCTGTTTCATTGAGGGAGCCGACTAATAGAGATATTGTTGGTAAGACGGGGCTACTATCAAACCTGGTAATGGTGTTAGAACAAACACTTGATTTTTGCTTTCATGACACGAATATATctaataatgataaaacTGCTTTATATAAGATCAGTTCCGAAATGATTAGATGTATTGCTAATGCAATAAGTGACAATGACAATAATCGAGAAATTCTTTCCTGTATAGAGGGAAGGAAACTTCTCAACTATTATATAGGTGGGATACTAAAATTAAGTCAAATTTCTTCTGACGATACCGAGTACAGTTTGCTAGATGAACTGCAGATGAGGTCGGTTGTGTTATTAAGAAACTTTTGCATTGGAAATGTCACATTTACAAAAAAGGTGGCTTCATTCATCAGAGGTCCATTATttatcatgttaaagacCACCCAGTATACCTATTTGACATCTCCCGACAAAGTTACTTTGGGGTCGGATTTATTAAACAGTCTTTTACAAGTCAATTATAAAAATGTCCCGATCAATGACCTATTGTTCTTAAGCcagaatatcaaaaaaatttcttctaaCATGAAAAATGAGGAACTGCCAGTAATGGAAGATGAAACATTTAAAGTCCATTCTTGTACTGACACCCGAGAGTTCACTAGTCAAAACGTTAAAGACGAGggggaagaagaagacgaagaagaagttaatTGTGAGTTGCTCTTAAACCTATCAGCATGTCTAGAGACCATAGTCGTAAAAGATGAAAGTATTGACTTTacaaatgaagaagatcttGTGCTTAATGTACAAAAGAATCTATTATTGTCATTAGATTGCTTAGAATTGAAAACATTCAATGATAAGCTTATTGTAATGAGAAGACTTGTATCATGTGCTGGAAACATATCCGCTAATTTAACTAACTCAAACAAGATAGAGCAGCCATTATGCATCGAGGTCATCAGGAGCTCCCCAGGGAGTTATGCTTCTGCTGCTGCCTTGATTATTTTATGTAATTCTGTTACATCCAAGACTGATGCGGTCGCATTATTGAAACTCGTATCTCTTACCGAACTGGTTGCGGTCGGCAGCTCATTCAAAGACCCATTTCAATACCAAGGTCTTCTAGACTTGCTAAGAAAGCTGCTAAACCTAGAAAACGCAATGTGGTTGGATGTCAAAGATCTTTCTACtttgttttcaattatGAAAAAGTGTCACGAACAAGCTAAATATTATAACCACTTGAGACCGTTACTatcaaaattattaaaCAAAGCTCTAGCGGTACTACCGAGT
The DNA window shown above is from Saccharomyces mikatae IFO 1815 strain IFO1815 genome assembly, chromosome: 6 and carries:
- the BEM4 gene encoding Bem4p (similar to Saccharomyces cerevisiae BEM4 (YPL161C); ancestral locus Anc_8.685), with protein sequence MDYEEILFGLQPILNASSIKDVPMNDVYLESYLTVMDQLAVSLREPTNRDIVGKTGLLSNLVMVLEQTLDFCFHDTNISNNDKTALYKISSEMIRCIANAISDNDNNREILSCIEGRKLLNYYIGGILKLSQISSDDTEYSLLDELQMRSVVLLRNFCIGNVTFTKKVASFIRGPLFIMLKTTQYTYLTSPDKVTLGSDLLNSLLQVNYKNVPINDLLFLSQNIKKISSNMKNEELPVMEDETFKVHSCTDTREFTSQNVKDEGEEEDEEEVNCELLLNLSACLETIVVKDESIDFTNEEDLVLNVQKNLLLSLDCLELKTFNDKLIVMRRLVSCAGNISANLTNSNKIEQPLCIEVIRSSPGSYASAAALIILCNSVTSKTDAVALLKLVSLTELVAVGSSFKDPFQYQGLLDLLRKLLNLENAMWLDVKDLSTLFSIMKKCHEQAKYYNHLRPLLSKLLNKALAVLPSSKLRSLMDNDSTIMPFIAKHGTLASCIAMDKLLVSTKADPAECFTPLWDSIFTFQNLGQPEQLPISDLFHITKTVGIYLKDSSAATKVNPVENILVKNYAEKLIIILETILSLKENQDKGSESCFNNGKFMAGMILEILKNTVYLTPEEVNLKELANSFF
- the CDC60 gene encoding leucine--tRNA ligase CDC60 (similar to Saccharomyces cerevisiae CDC60 (YPL160W); ancestral locus Anc_8.683), whose product is MSSGLVLENTARRDTLIAIEKKYQKLWAEEHQFEIDAPSIEDEPITMDCEELHRKYPKFMSSMAYPYMNGVLHAGHCFTLSKVEFSIGFERMNGKRALFPLGFHCTGMPILACADKLKREAELFGKNFDNVPLEEEETKEETPAEKEREDITKFKAKKSKAVAKKGRGKYQFEIMLQLGIPREEVIKFANAKYWLTYFPPLCESDCTSLGARIDWRRSFITTDANPYYDAFVRWQMNKLKATGKIKFGERYTVYSEKDGQPCMDHDRQTGEGVTPQEYIGIKIETLEFAADAAKIIDSSSEIDKSKKFYFIAATLRPETMYGQTCCFVSPTIEYGIFDAGDCYYIVTQRAFKNMSYQKLTPERGFYKPIVSVPGRAFIGTRIHAPQSVYPELRILPMETVIATKGTGVVTCVPSNSPDDYITTKDLLHKSEYYGIKPEWIDHEIIPIMRTQKYGDLTAKAIVEEKKIQSPKDKNLLAEAKKIAYKEDYYTGTMIYGPYKGERVEQAKNKVKADMIAAGEAFIYNEPESQVMSRSGDDCIVSLEDQWYIDYGEENWKKQAIECLEGMQLFAPEVKNAFEGVLDWLKNWAVSRTYGLGTRLPWDEKYLVESLSDSTSYQPFYTIAHLLFKDYYGNQIGPLGISADQITDEVFDYIFQLRDDVKDTDIPLTALQKLRREFEYFYPLDVSISGKDLIPNHLTFFIYTHVALFPKKFWPKGIRANGHLMLNNSKMSKSTGNFMTLEQIVKKFGADAARITLADAGDTVEDANFDESNGNAAILRLFNLKEWAEEVTKDSSKLRTGEITEFFDIAFEHEMNSLIEKTYDQYALTNYKNALKYGLFDFQAARDYYREASVSMHRELIIRYIETQALLLAPIAPHFAEYIYREVLGKQGSVQNAKFPRASKPIDKGTLAALDYLRNLQRSIRESEGHALKKKKGKSAEIDASKPVKLILLISESFPKWQSQCVEVVRKLFAEHTLNDNKKIREHVEPKEMKRAMPFISLLKQRLANENPEDVFQRELQFNEIDTIKAVAKNVERAAQVLKVAKFSAISFPHGAKTGKNIFTGEEVEIPSVAKIVEGAVPGHPGIIFQNI